In Picosynechococcus sp. PCC 7002, the following are encoded in one genomic region:
- a CDS encoding 2Fe-2S iron-sulfur cluster-binding protein, which yields MTTSYKVEIKHRGNTYTIDVPEDQTILDVAHANNIDLPTSCGAGVCTTCAALITEGSVSREEGIGLSPELQDEGYALLCVAYPRSDVKLESDKEEMVYDRQFGKSA from the coding sequence ATGACCACCTCCTATAAAGTAGAGATTAAACATCGCGGCAACACCTACACCATCGACGTTCCAGAAGATCAAACAATCCTCGATGTTGCCCATGCCAACAATATTGATCTCCCCACCTCCTGTGGTGCTGGGGTCTGTACGACCTGTGCGGCACTGATTACCGAAGGCAGTGTCAGTCGTGAAGAGGGGATCGGACTTTCTCCTGAGCTGCAAGACGAAGGCTATGCACTGCTCTGCGTTGCTTACCCCCGTTCTGACGTCAAGCTAGAATCAGATAAGGAAGAAATGGTCTACGATCGCCAATTTGGTAAGAGCGCCTAA
- the rodA gene encoding rod shape-determining protein RodA, producing MFRRSQRRHPFKTYIAEPLVNALAPWWGIDWWLMTVTVGLTVLAGLAIRSAQLNIGSTDWWQHWVTGGVGLGVCLAIARSRYQTMIVGHWLVYGLSILSLIAVLFIGVSANGAQSWINVAGFHVQPSEFAKVSLILSLAATLHQDTAARLPMLLKVFVIAAIPGSLILLQDLGTSLVFGAITLGMLYWANANFGWILLIISPIVSAILFGVAFPVWLIWFGLMGLTAWLTLPWRWLGTVGAMAGNAIAGVGAGILWNMLQPYQKDRLTLFLNPEQDALGGGYHLIQSRIAIGSGQLWGTGLYHGSQTQLNYVPEQHTDFIFSVVGEELGFMGAIAVMFLFWLLCLRLIRIACKTEDNFGSLIAVGVLSMVLFQVLINVGMTIGIAPITGIPLPWLSYGRSSLLTNFIAIGLVQSVANRTP from the coding sequence ATGTTTCGTCGCTCCCAACGTCGTCATCCGTTCAAGACTTATATTGCGGAACCCTTGGTGAATGCTTTGGCCCCCTGGTGGGGGATCGATTGGTGGCTCATGACAGTCACCGTTGGCCTCACGGTCTTGGCTGGTCTGGCGATCCGCAGTGCCCAGCTCAATATTGGTTCGACGGACTGGTGGCAACATTGGGTCACTGGTGGTGTGGGTCTAGGGGTTTGTTTGGCGATCGCCCGTTCCCGTTACCAAACGATGATTGTCGGCCATTGGTTAGTCTATGGCCTGAGTATTTTGTCCCTGATCGCTGTGTTATTCATTGGGGTGAGTGCCAACGGTGCCCAGAGCTGGATTAACGTGGCGGGCTTCCATGTGCAACCCTCGGAATTTGCCAAGGTGAGTTTAATTCTTTCCCTAGCGGCGACCCTCCACCAAGATACGGCGGCACGGTTGCCCATGTTACTAAAGGTGTTTGTGATTGCGGCGATCCCTGGCAGTCTAATTTTGCTCCAGGATCTTGGCACCTCGCTGGTTTTCGGGGCGATCACCCTGGGGATGCTCTACTGGGCCAATGCCAATTTTGGCTGGATTCTCCTGATTATCTCGCCCATTGTGTCGGCTATTTTGTTTGGGGTTGCTTTTCCCGTCTGGCTGATTTGGTTTGGCTTAATGGGGCTGACGGCTTGGTTAACGCTTCCTTGGCGCTGGCTCGGCACCGTTGGGGCAATGGCGGGCAATGCGATCGCCGGGGTCGGGGCTGGCATCCTCTGGAATATGCTCCAACCCTACCAAAAAGACCGTCTCACCCTTTTCCTCAATCCAGAACAGGATGCCCTTGGGGGCGGCTATCACCTCATCCAATCGCGCATTGCCATTGGCTCTGGTCAACTGTGGGGCACGGGTCTTTACCATGGCTCCCAAACCCAGCTTAACTACGTCCCGGAACAACACACGGACTTTATTTTTTCGGTGGTTGGCGAAGAATTAGGCTTTATGGGGGCGATCGCCGTGATGTTTTTATTTTGGCTGTTGTGCCTACGCCTGATCCGCATTGCCTGCAAAACCGAGGATAATTTTGGTTCCCTCATCGCCGTCGGGGTGCTGTCGATGGTGTTGTTCCAGGTCTTGATTAATGTCGGTATGACCATTGGCATTGCGCCCATTACCGGGATTCCCCTCCCCTGGCTGAGCTATGGCCGATCCTCTCTCCTCACCAATTTCATCGCCATTGGCCTGGTGCAGTCCGTCGCCAACCGCACCCCCTAG
- a CDS encoding methionine gamma-lyase family protein: MNSAEIVRRAIATLTPTFQAIDQQTQTNLRKVLGAFQKYRVGVHHFSSVSGYGHGDLGRDTLDQVYAEVMGAEAALVRVQLVSGTHAIAAALYGVLRPGDEMLAVAGAPYDTLEEVIGLREEGQGSLAEFGIGYRQLELTPTGEIDWEALKIAIRPETRLALIQRSCGYSWRKSLSTAEIQRIVEIVKAQNPDTVCFVDNCYGEFIETQEPTAVGADLMAGSLIKNPGGTIVTGGGYLAGKADLVEKAACRLTAPGIGSHGGATYDQNRLLYQGLFLAPQMVAEAVKCTHLVATVFADLGYEVQPHPLEKRQDVIQAIRLGSPEKLLAFCRAWQKFSPIGSYLDPVPAPMPGYASDLVMAGGTFIDGSTSELSADGPLREPYIVFCQGGTHYTHAAIALEAVLDAFGDL; this comes from the coding sequence ATGAATTCTGCTGAGATTGTTCGCCGGGCGATCGCCACCCTGACCCCCACCTTCCAAGCCATTGACCAACAAACCCAAACCAATCTCCGCAAAGTTTTGGGAGCCTTTCAGAAATATCGGGTGGGCGTCCACCATTTCAGCAGTGTCAGCGGTTACGGCCACGGGGATCTGGGGCGGGATACCCTCGATCAAGTTTATGCGGAGGTGATGGGCGCAGAAGCGGCTCTGGTGCGGGTGCAGTTGGTTTCAGGAACCCATGCGATCGCCGCTGCCTTGTATGGTGTCTTGCGTCCGGGGGATGAAATGCTCGCCGTGGCGGGTGCCCCCTATGACACCCTTGAGGAAGTAATTGGTTTGCGGGAGGAAGGTCAAGGTTCCCTGGCGGAATTTGGCATTGGTTATCGGCAGTTAGAACTCACCCCCACGGGAGAAATCGATTGGGAGGCCCTCAAGATCGCAATTCGCCCAGAAACCCGTTTGGCTCTAATACAACGTTCCTGTGGTTATTCCTGGCGCAAGAGTCTTTCTACGGCTGAGATTCAGCGCATTGTTGAAATTGTCAAAGCCCAGAATCCGGACACCGTTTGCTTTGTGGACAATTGCTATGGAGAATTTATCGAAACCCAGGAACCCACCGCTGTGGGTGCGGATCTCATGGCGGGATCACTCATCAAAAATCCGGGGGGCACCATTGTCACGGGCGGCGGTTATTTAGCGGGTAAAGCAGATCTGGTTGAAAAAGCGGCCTGTCGGCTTACGGCACCGGGCATTGGGAGTCACGGGGGGGCAACCTATGATCAAAATCGGCTGTTATATCAGGGATTATTTCTTGCGCCCCAGATGGTAGCTGAGGCTGTGAAATGCACTCATTTGGTGGCCACGGTGTTTGCTGACTTGGGCTATGAGGTGCAGCCCCATCCCCTAGAAAAACGCCAGGATGTAATTCAGGCGATTCGGTTGGGTTCTCCGGAGAAATTGTTGGCCTTTTGTCGAGCTTGGCAAAAATTTTCACCCATCGGTTCTTACCTCGATCCGGTGCCAGCACCAATGCCCGGTTATGCCAGTGATTTAGTGATGGCTGGGGGGACATTTATTGATGGCAGTACCTCGGAGTTATCGGCGGATGGGCCACTGCGGGAGCCCTATATTGTCTTTTGTCAGGGGGGCACCCATTACACCCATGCGGCGATCGCCCTCGAAGCGGTACTAGATGCCTTTGGGGACCTCTAG
- a CDS encoding acyl-CoA desaturase translates to MTVATSQKLPLDWTTIIYFSLIHLVALLAFLPGNFSWQAVGVFLLFHWITGGIGITLGFHRLVSHRSFEVPKWLEYFLIFCGTLACQGGPIDWIGLHRIHHKHSDNTPDPHDSNKGFWWSHIGWMLFEIPARGDIDRYIKDIKDDPFYNFCQKYMVLIQVALGLALYAWGEAWVGNGWSFVIWGVFLRLAVVFHCTWFVNSATHKFGYKSHESNDHSKNCWWVALVTYGEGWHNNHHAYQYSARHGLNWWEIDMTWMTIRFLQALGLAKNIRLAPAK, encoded by the coding sequence ATGACTGTTGCCACTTCCCAAAAACTCCCCCTAGATTGGACAACGATTATCTATTTCAGCTTGATCCATCTAGTCGCCCTCCTTGCCTTTTTACCCGGTAACTTTAGTTGGCAAGCCGTGGGCGTCTTTTTATTGTTTCACTGGATTACCGGCGGCATTGGAATTACCCTAGGGTTCCATCGCCTCGTGTCCCACCGTAGCTTTGAAGTACCAAAGTGGCTTGAGTATTTCTTGATTTTCTGTGGCACCCTCGCCTGTCAGGGGGGGCCGATTGACTGGATTGGGCTACACCGCATCCACCACAAACATTCTGACAACACACCCGATCCCCATGACTCCAATAAAGGCTTCTGGTGGAGTCACATCGGTTGGATGCTGTTTGAAATTCCTGCCCGTGGCGATATTGATCGCTACATCAAAGACATTAAGGACGATCCTTTCTATAATTTTTGCCAAAAATACATGGTTCTCATCCAGGTGGCCTTGGGTTTAGCCCTTTATGCCTGGGGAGAAGCCTGGGTCGGTAACGGCTGGTCTTTCGTGATTTGGGGCGTGTTTCTCCGCCTTGCCGTGGTTTTCCACTGTACCTGGTTTGTGAATAGTGCCACCCATAAATTTGGCTATAAAAGCCATGAGTCCAACGACCACTCCAAGAACTGCTGGTGGGTTGCCCTTGTCACCTACGGCGAAGGTTGGCACAACAATCACCATGCCTATCAATATTCCGCGCGCCATGGCCTCAACTGGTGGGAAATTGATATGACTTGGATGACAATTCGTTTCCTACAAGCCTTGGGATTGGCCAAAAATATTCGTCTCGCTCCGGCCAAGTAA
- a CDS encoding DUF2062 domain-containing protein: protein MVTVKPLPHKQFKYVLSRWRRWIRYWYLKVLRQEGTPEAIARGWACGAFAGSFPLFGLQTIIGLLLATVFNGNKLTAAAGTWVSNPLTYVPIFYFNFQVGEVLLQQPITFDEAQLESWSDLSLAGMNFISTLFIGCTVVGVGLAVAVYFLSLWLIYRWRSLRATRQFQRRQPPHDHHR, encoded by the coding sequence ATGGTTACTGTGAAACCGCTGCCTCACAAACAGTTCAAGTATGTATTGTCCCGTTGGCGTCGTTGGATCCGGTATTGGTACCTCAAAGTGTTACGGCAAGAAGGCACACCAGAGGCGATCGCCAGGGGTTGGGCTTGCGGGGCATTTGCCGGGAGTTTTCCGCTTTTCGGTCTCCAGACAATCATTGGTCTACTTCTGGCTACGGTTTTTAATGGCAACAAACTGACGGCGGCGGCGGGCACCTGGGTGAGTAATCCCCTGACCTATGTGCCCATTTTTTACTTCAACTTTCAGGTGGGAGAAGTACTACTCCAACAGCCGATCACCTTTGATGAAGCCCAGCTAGAATCCTGGTCTGATTTGAGTCTGGCGGGGATGAATTTTATCAGCACCCTATTTATCGGCTGTACGGTGGTTGGTGTGGGTTTGGCGGTGGCGGTCTATTTCCTCTCTCTCTGGCTAATATATCGTTGGCGATCGCTCCGGGCGACCCGGCAGTTCCAGCGGCGGCAACCTCCCCATGACCATCATCGATAG
- a CDS encoding zinc-dependent alcohol dehydrogenase family protein: MKAIAMTAAGRPDVLQLIEVPQPQITTPQQVLVKLQAAGVNPIDAKVRSRGTFYDDPLPAILGCDGAGIIEAAGRDVENFTVGDAVYFCDGGLGKAGTGNYAEYAVVDARFIAKKPENLSFAAAAAAPLVLITAWEALGDRARLQSGQTVLIHAGAGGVGHVAIQLAKLWGATVFTTVSTPDKARLARQYGADEAILYRDVDVTETIHKLTDGAGVDVAFDTVGGQVFWETVPAVKTYGDLVTILEPDFQLGNLKQARLKNLRISLELMLTPMLTGDVAAQMHQADILRQCTQWFEAGKLNIHLGQAFPLAEAVKAHALIEQGSTTGKIALTI, translated from the coding sequence ATGAAGGCGATCGCCATGACCGCAGCGGGGCGCCCCGATGTCCTCCAGCTTATTGAGGTGCCACAACCGCAGATCACAACCCCCCAGCAAGTCCTTGTGAAACTCCAGGCGGCGGGGGTGAATCCCATTGATGCAAAAGTCCGTAGTCGGGGCACGTTTTACGATGATCCCCTCCCAGCAATTCTCGGTTGTGACGGGGCCGGGATAATTGAGGCGGCGGGCCGTGATGTCGAAAATTTTACCGTGGGTGATGCCGTCTATTTCTGCGACGGCGGATTGGGGAAAGCAGGCACCGGAAATTACGCCGAATATGCGGTGGTCGATGCCCGATTCATTGCGAAAAAACCAGAAAATTTATCCTTTGCGGCGGCGGCAGCAGCTCCCCTCGTCTTGATCACGGCCTGGGAAGCTTTAGGCGATCGCGCCCGGTTGCAATCTGGCCAAACGGTGCTGATCCATGCCGGGGCGGGTGGCGTGGGCCATGTGGCAATTCAACTGGCAAAACTTTGGGGCGCAACGGTCTTCACGACGGTGAGTACCCCCGACAAGGCGAGACTAGCGCGGCAATATGGGGCCGATGAAGCAATTTTGTACCGCGACGTGGATGTGACCGAAACGATACACAAGTTGACCGATGGGGCTGGGGTTGATGTGGCCTTTGATACTGTCGGTGGCCAAGTCTTTTGGGAGACAGTGCCAGCGGTGAAAACCTACGGCGATTTGGTGACGATCCTTGAACCAGATTTTCAGCTTGGCAATCTCAAACAAGCACGCTTAAAAAATTTACGGATTAGCCTAGAACTGATGCTAACGCCCATGCTTACCGGGGATGTGGCGGCCCAAATGCACCAGGCCGATATTCTCCGGCAATGTACCCAATGGTTTGAGGCCGGGAAACTCAATATTCACCTAGGCCAAGCGTTTCCTCTGGCTGAAGCAGTAAAAGCCCATGCCCTGATTGAACAGGGTTCCACCACAGGAAAAATTGCCCTTACCATTTAG
- a CDS encoding quinone-dependent dihydroorotate dehydrogenase: MAFLNFAKPGYPLVLAAFKDNPEQGHRQLINALHWLERSPDLLWSRLAKEQMVAEFCVQNPRLSQTLWGLDFPNPVGLSAGCDKDAMAAGMWSRFGFGFAEMGAVTLHAQPGNPLPRLFRLPADQAALNRLGANNLGAAVMAKTLGESWQIEPRTIPIGINLCKSKVTPLEAAAQDYLGSFEALQAVADYFVVNVSSPNTPGLRSLQGGEQIQPILETLQQANHKQQPIFIKISPDLDWEAIANIVKIAQDYQLAGIIATNTTTRRDGLKTQILEKTGNPVTEEAGGISGAPVRQRSTEVIRFIYGQTQGSLPIIGVGGIFTADHAWEKMTAGASLLQLYTGWIYKGPWIIPNILRGLLEKLETHNLNHISEAIGMANKHN; this comes from the coding sequence ATGGCATTCCTGAACTTTGCAAAACCCGGTTATCCCCTCGTCCTGGCAGCCTTTAAGGACAATCCAGAACAGGGACACCGTCAACTCATTAACGCCCTCCATTGGTTGGAGCGATCGCCGGATTTGCTTTGGAGTCGCCTGGCAAAGGAGCAGATGGTCGCGGAATTTTGCGTCCAAAATCCGCGCTTAAGCCAGACCCTCTGGGGCCTCGATTTTCCGAATCCGGTGGGACTTTCGGCGGGCTGTGATAAAGATGCAATGGCGGCAGGGATGTGGTCACGCTTTGGTTTCGGGTTTGCGGAAATGGGCGCAGTGACGCTCCATGCCCAACCGGGAAATCCTCTACCAAGGCTGTTTCGTTTACCTGCTGACCAAGCGGCCCTTAATCGTTTGGGCGCGAATAATCTAGGGGCCGCCGTGATGGCGAAAACCCTAGGGGAAAGTTGGCAAATCGAACCCCGCACCATTCCCATCGGCATTAACCTCTGTAAGTCAAAGGTGACGCCCCTTGAGGCCGCAGCCCAGGATTATCTGGGGAGCTTTGAGGCATTGCAAGCGGTGGCCGATTACTTTGTGGTGAATGTGAGTTCTCCCAATACCCCAGGCTTGCGATCACTGCAAGGTGGGGAACAAATTCAACCGATCCTTGAAACACTTCAGCAAGCCAATCACAAACAACAGCCGATTTTTATTAAAATTTCCCCGGATCTCGACTGGGAGGCGATCGCCAATATCGTAAAAATTGCCCAGGATTATCAACTTGCTGGGATTATTGCCACCAACACCACCACCAGACGGGACGGCCTCAAGACCCAAATCCTCGAAAAAACTGGCAATCCCGTCACCGAGGAAGCGGGGGGGATCAGTGGCGCGCCCGTGCGTCAACGTTCCACCGAAGTAATTCGTTTTATCTACGGACAAACCCAAGGCAGCTTGCCGATTATCGGTGTTGGGGGGATTTTTACCGCTGACCATGCCTGGGAAAAAATGACGGCTGGCGCGAGTTTGCTGCAGCTTTATACAGGCTGGATTTACAAAGGCCCCTGGATTATCCCCAATATCCTCCGGGGTCTGCTGGAAAAATTAGAGACCCACAACCTCAATCACATTTCCGAGGCGATTGGGATGGCCAACAAGCACAACTAG